Below is a genomic region from Acidobacteriota bacterium.
GATGCCCGCGCCATCACCGGAGCTGTTGGATCAATGGTCGCTTCGAGGTGCATGACTTGACCCGCCTGTGGAGCCACCAATCCCATTCTGGCTGCGAGTTGTTCAATACGCTCAGGATCGCGCAATGATGCCTCCTGCAGACGCAATGCACGGTTCTGCTCAAGCAGGCCATCGCGCTCAATTTTCTGCGCTTCGATCTTGTAGCCGCACTCGATCGAGCTGAGGTGCTGCCACGCGTAAATCATCGTGAAGAGAAACAGCACGGCAAGCGAGACCGAGAACATGGCCACTTCGCGCGCTCGCTTTGGATCCGCAACTTTCACGAGACGCGAATTGTCGATGGCCTTATTGAAGTAGATCTCGGGCGTAACTCCGCCCCATTTGCGCGTCGATCGCCGAGCCGGGCCAACCGGCTGCCACATGCGATAGCCGCCCGTGATTGCCTGGGTTGCCATTTACGCTACTCCAGCATGGACGTGAATATAGGAAGCGTCGTGTAGCTGAGCATGGTGAAGGAACTGCTCAATGAGTTCTTCTTCGCGGTTGATGTGCGCTTCAACCTCGGCGCGCTGCACGCTTTGGATCAGCTCGTCAATCAGTCTCCCTGTGTACATCGTCGACCTCCTTTTATTCACTTGCCCAACTTCTAAACTTGTTTAACCGGGACAGCACCGCTCGATGAGGTAGGTGTGCTGTGGATTCCTTCTTTCGCCCTTAAGTCCATCCGGTAGGACGATGCTGCCCGGCCAACCTCCTTGGGATACCCAAAATTCTTCGGGGCTAAAGCCCAAGTTTCATTTCGGATTACTTGCGGCACGGCTAAAGCCGATGCCCTTCCCTAAACCTCTAAACCTTCTCCGCGGCACGCAACTTCGCGCTGCGCGCTCGCGGGTTGCGATCCACTTCCGCTTCTGAAGCTGTCACCGGCTTTTTCGTCAGCAGCCGATAGACGCCGTTCTTTGCTCCCTCGCGCATCGCATCTTTCACCATGCGATCTTCCAGCGAATGAAAGCTAATCACCACCAGCCTCCCGGTCGAAGGGAGGAGAACCTGAGGAGCCGTCTCAAGCAAACTCCTCAGGTCCTCAAGCTCGCGGTTTACGAAGATTCGGATTGCCTGGAAAGTTGTTGTCGCTGGATGAATGCGCTTATGTTTCATTGCCGGGAGCGCGGCCGCAACAATCTGAGCTAAGTGAGCTGTGGATCGTATCGGCCGTGCCCGGACAATGGCTCTGGCGATTCTCCGCGACCTCCTTTCCTCACCGAATTCGTAAATCACATCGGCGAGAGTTCTCTCGTCGAGGTGGTTTACCACTTGATCGGCGGTACGTTCGCTGCGCGGGTTCATGCGCATGTCGAGCGGCCCTTCCGCCTGAAAACTGAATCCGCGTGCTGCGTCGGAAAGCTGCAAGGAGCTGATTCCCAGGTCGGCCAGCAGACCGTCTGCGCTTGTCGCCGCGATTCGCTGCCCAACTTCCGCATACGATTGGTTGATCAGCGTGATTCCGGGAGCCTCGCCGCCAAGTTCGGCTGTGAGGTCCCCGAGGCGCTTGCGCGCCAGCTCCAGCGCCTTCGGATCCTTATCGAAGCCAATCAAATGACCCTGTGGGCCGAGGCGCTTTGCGAGTTCGTAGGAGTGGCCGCCAAGCCCGAGGGTCGCGTCGATATAGGTGCCGCCGCGCCGCACGTTCAGAAAATGGATCGCTTCTTCTAAAAGAACTGGAACATGACGTTGCCTTCCACTATCCTCGCCATGTTCGGCCTCCTGGGAGGCCTTGTTGTCTTCCACCGCTAGATGCCCAGATCAGCGAGCGTCTTCTCATCCTCTGGCGTGATCGGATTGTCTTCGAGGTGCTTGCGGAAGAGTTCTGCGTTCCGCACTTCCAAGTAAGTCAGATTCCCGAAGACCAGCACTTCCCCTTTCACGTCCGCTGACTCGCGCAGCAACTGCGGAATCAGCAATCTTCCCTGGTTATCGATCTCCACCATTTGGCCGTAGTAATTCACTCGATCCAGGAACTTCTTCTTGGCTGGATTGAAGTTCGACACCTTTGCCAGCTTCTCTTCGATCCGCTGCCACTCCTCAAAGGGATAAATCTCGGCAACCTTCCCATCGCGACTGGTGATGTAAAATTGCCCGCCACCATAGCTCTCGTCGATAGTGCGCTTGAACTCGGCAGGCACCTTGAGCCGTCCCTTTTCGTCCATGCGGGTTGGGTGATTGCCACGAAACATTGATTGACCGTCTGGCCTTGGCTGGCTATCGCCAGAAGCGCGAAGGAGGCTGAAGCAGCGAAGAATCGGGTCTTAGAGGTTATTTTTCTGTGGTTCGCCGGATTAATGAATCGCATTCGCATCCGCTGCCACTCTCGACCACTTTGACCATCAATTCTACTGGTTCGACCACTTTCAACCACTTTGGACCACATCCTACGCCGAAGTGGTTGGATGTCAATGGCTTTTTTGAGGTGCTCGGCAGGGCGGGCGGCGGTAAGCCGCTGGGCAAGTGTCCCCAGACGCTAGCCGCAACGACAGAGTCCTACATCCAACATTGACGCACTCGGCGGCTACCGCCGCCCGCACTGTTCCGGGTGCTATCCTCCCAAAAATGTATCAGCGGTCCAGCGTTATTCGTTTTGCAGAGTACGAAGCTGATCTGCGCAGCGGAGAACTTCGGCGGCAGGGGCACCGTCTCAAGCTGCAGGACAAACCTTTTCAAGTCCTGGCCGCGCTGCTGCAGCGTGCGGGAGAGGTGGTCACGCGCGAAGAGTTGCGGCAGAGCTTGTGGGCGGCAGATACGTTTGTCGACTTCGAGCATGGATTAAATACTGCTGTCAACAAGGTACGCGAGGCGCTTGGCGATTCGGCGAACAATCCACGATTCATAGAAACGCTGCCGCGGCGGGGTTACCGTTTCATCGGGCCCATTAACCATTCCGGAATGACCGAAGCGGCTCCGGAGTCCCAGACAGAGGGCAAACATACTGCGCCTCTGCCGTCCCCACCGCCCGCCTCGAAGGTACCTGACGGAGATCTACCTACAGCGCCACGCCCGGCGGCTCGCGGACTTTTGCTGCTTATCGAAGGCGCGTATTTAGTTTCTTACGTCAGCGCACTTCACTATCTTATCTGGGTGAGGATGCTGGCTCGCTTCAGTTTTGGGCCGACCCAATCGTTTACAATCACTTCGCTGATTATCGTTTGGTCTGCATTAGGGTTGCCGTTGCGCTTCTACCTGTGTTCTGGCCTGGTCTTCGACTATCAGTTCTTAGGGCAGAAGTTTCGAAGAATTTTTCCCTTTTTGCTGCTGATCGATGAGGTCTGGTCAGCGATGGCGATCTTTATGGTTCCCAAAATCGGACTCGGGTTTGCTTTCGCGCTATTCGTGCTTGCCGTGTATTCACCGTTTGCTCAGCGAATGCTGGTGCGGATGGCATATCCGACGCAGTACCCGTCCGCGGTAGCGGCTGCTTGAATATTTAGCAGTGTTGAAGACGTTTCACTCCTCCGCTAACGCGCAAGGTATTGACCTACTCTATCAGCGCCTCGACCACGACCTCAGACGGCATTTCTTTCCCAAACTCGCCTTCCCATTTCGCGATTACAACGCTAGCCAGACAATTGCCGACGACGTTCACCGACGTTCGGGCCATGTCCATAAGCGCATCAATGCCGAGAATGATGTATACGGGCCACACTGGCAGGTTGAAGCTGCTGAGCGTTGCCATGAGGATCACCAGGCTTGCGCGTGGAACACCGGCAACGCCCTTGCTCGTTAGCATCAGCGTCACAACCAGGAGTATTTGCTCGGCCAGCGAGAGCGGATGATTGGCAGCTTGCGATACGAAGATTGCCGCTAGAGAAAGATAAAGCGTGCTGCCGTCGAGGTTGAAGCTATAACCCGTGGGAATCACAAAGGCGACGATCTGGCGAGGTACGCCGATCGCTTCCATTGCTTCCATCGCCCGTGGGAGTGCTGCCTCCGACGTGCTGGTCGCAAACGCGATGGTCGCCGGCTCTGCAACCGCATGCAAGAAACGACGCAGCGGAACGCGTGCAATCAGCGCCACCGGCAGCAGTACGAAGACAATGAATGCGATCAATGCCAAATACAACGTGCTCAGAAGTTTGAGTAAATTCGAGAGCACGCCGACGCCGAGTTGTCCAATCGTATAAGCAATCGCGGCCCCCACCGCTGGAGCCGCCAGATACATCACGATGTTCGTGAACTTAAACATCGTCTCGGAAAGGCTCTCAAAAAATGTCAGCAGCGGTCGGCGTTTTATTTCGGGAAGCATTCCCAAAGCCAGTCCAAATATCAGGGCGAAGACGACCACTTGGAGCACCTGTCCTTCAGCCACTGACTTCGCGATATTCTCCGGAAAAACGTGCAGGATCAGATCGCTCGGCGTTTGCTTCTGCGGAACTGTCACAGTTGCCACTTGATCGGATGGAACGCGAACTCCCACGCCGGCTTTGGTGATGTTGATTGCGCTCAGGCCGATTATGAGCGCCAGCGTTGTAATTACCTCAAAGTAGATGAGTGCCTTCAGCCCCATGCGTCCGACCTGCTTGAGATCTGAGTGCCCGGCGATGCCGACGACCAGCGTGCTGAAAATCAGTGGGGCAATGATGGCTTTAATCAATCGCAAAAAAATCTGTGTGATGACCTGCAGTGCGATTGCCTGTCGAGGAAACTCATGGCCAAAAATGCCGCCGATCACCATGGAGGCAAAGATCCAAGTCATGAGAGACCGACGCAGGGACGCGTAGATCAGCAGTGCTCCAACGAGCGCGCAGCGAGTGCTGCGGAGCAATGCTTCCGGTAACGGGCGGGCATGCGATATCAGAACAAAAATGAGAGCGAGGGCCGTCAAAACCAGCACCGTCGCAAGCCAGATGCGTTGGTTAAAGAGGCCTTTCTTAGCGGTGGACATCGAGGTGAAAGGTATCACGCGGAGAAGCTTCTAAGCTGATAGCTTCTGTGCTTGTAAGCTAAACAACAACTGCTAGATGCAAGAAACGCATCCCGAAACAAAGGAGCGGGACTAAATCGCGGGACAAACCATCCTCACGTTAAGGCACGCCGGACGACAATCACTCCGCCGCTAAACGGTGTTCGCGGAGAGCGACTTCAGAAATCCCTTCCCGAATCCGTCCATGCGTTAGATCTGTGGATGCGAGGTTCTGATTTTCGTTTTGCTCTAATGCTCAGCAGCTTAGCCGCTCAGGAGCTAGAAGCTTCCTTTCGTGCTGCCTGCTACATGCACCTTGGTAATTGCCTCTTCTGAGTCGGACCCACCGAACCAGCCATGACTCTGGCATAACTAGCCTGTCAGAACCCGGGAAAGAAGCGCCACTCGGGCAAACCGAGAGGAGAGGAAGAGGCGATAAATTCCATGAAAAACAAGCTCATTGCGATTGCAATCACAGGACTGCTCACCGCCACAGCATTTGGTGACACCCCGTCCACAACCAAGAAACCACTTACCATCCAGCAACGTAAGCACGATCAACAGGCCCGCATTCGCCAAGGCGTAAAGAGCGGCGAGCTCACCAAGAGCGAAGCGAAACATCTCGAAAAACGAGAGCATGCTCTCAAGAAAGAAGAGCGTGAGATGCGCAAAGAGAACGGTGGCAAGCTAACGGCCGCAGACCGCGCAAAACTCAACCGGCAGCAGAACCACATGTCGAAAGAGATTTATAAGGACAAGCACAATAAGCACAAGCACGGATAACTTTCACCACAACAACCAAAGGCCTCCGCTTGCGGAGGCCCCTGTCATTTAACCCTCCTCACATTCGAGCTCAGATCGCGTTCAACGCCTGATCTAGATCAGCCACGATGTCTTCGACATCCTCGATTCCAACTGAAATGCGCACCATACCATCTGAAAGACCGATCTCCGCACGTCCTTTTTCGCCCAGAGCTGCGTGAGTCATCGTCGCGGGATGCGAGATCAGTGTCTCCACTCCACCCAGCGATTCGCCCAGCGAGCAGACGCGCACCTTACGCAGCATATTCTGCGCGTTCTGAAATGAGCCGGTCTCAAAAGTGATCATAGCCCCGAAGCCTGTCATCTGCTTCTTGGCCAGCTCGTGCTGCGGATGATCTGGCAGTCCAGGATAGAAAACTTTCTTCACCTTCTTGTGCCGATTCAGGAACCCAGCCACTTCCCTGCCGCTGCGATCGTGCTGGTCCATCCGCACAGCAAGCGTCTTCACGCCGCGCAACACCAGCCAGCACTCGAAGGGAGAAAGAATCCCTCCAGTACACTTTTGAACAAACGCAAATGTCTCTCTGTGTTTTGGTTTCGTGCA
It encodes:
- a CDS encoding 16S rRNA (cytosine(1402)-N(4))-methyltransferase, coding for MEDNKASQEAEHGEDSGRQRHVPVLLEEAIHFLNVRRGGTYIDATLGLGGHSYELAKRLGPQGHLIGFDKDPKALELARKRLGDLTAELGGEAPGITLINQSYAEVGQRIAATSADGLLADLGISSLQLSDAARGFSFQAEGPLDMRMNPRSERTADQVVNHLDERTLADVIYEFGEERRSRRIARAIVRARPIRSTAHLAQIVAAALPAMKHKRIHPATTTFQAIRIFVNRELEDLRSLLETAPQVLLPSTGRLVVISFHSLEDRMVKDAMREGAKNGVYRLLTKKPVTASEAEVDRNPRARSAKLRAAEKV
- a CDS encoding cell division protein FtsL; protein product: MATQAITGGYRMWQPVGPARRSTRKWGGVTPEIYFNKAIDNSRLVKVADPKRAREVAMFSVSLAVLFLFTMIYAWQHLSSIECGYKIEAQKIERDGLLEQNRALRLQEASLRDPERIEQLAARMGLVAPQAGQVMHLEATIDPTAPVMARASGIQVVESNWQ
- a CDS encoding division/cell wall cluster transcriptional repressor MraZ produces the protein MFRGNHPTRMDEKGRLKVPAEFKRTIDESYGGGQFYITSRDGKVAEIYPFEEWQRIEEKLAKVSNFNPAKKKFLDRVNYYGQMVEIDNQGRLLIPQLLRESADVKGEVLVFGNLTYLEVRNAELFRKHLEDNPITPEDEKTLADLGI
- a CDS encoding dicarboxylate/amino acid:cation symporter, whose product is MSTAKKGLFNQRIWLATVLVLTALALIFVLISHARPLPEALLRSTRCALVGALLIYASLRRSLMTWIFASMVIGGIFGHEFPRQAIALQVITQIFLRLIKAIIAPLIFSTLVVGIAGHSDLKQVGRMGLKALIYFEVITTLALIIGLSAINITKAGVGVRVPSDQVATVTVPQKQTPSDLILHVFPENIAKSVAEGQVLQVVVFALIFGLALGMLPEIKRRPLLTFFESLSETMFKFTNIVMYLAAPAVGAAIAYTIGQLGVGVLSNLLKLLSTLYLALIAFIVFVLLPVALIARVPLRRFLHAVAEPATIAFATSTSEAALPRAMEAMEAIGVPRQIVAFVIPTGYSFNLDGSTLYLSLAAIFVSQAANHPLSLAEQILLVVTLMLTSKGVAGVPRASLVILMATLSSFNLPVWPVYIILGIDALMDMARTSVNVVGNCLASVVIAKWEGEFGKEMPSEVVVEALIE